AGGCATTCCTGAGTCGCCGCCGGAGCAGTCCGAGGGGCATGGTGTTCACCTTTCGGTTCTCATCGTCGGTTGTGCTGCGTCGGCCGGGGGCCGGCCGGTCGGGAGGCGGTCAGGACCACGCCGGAGGCCGATCGCCGCCGTAGGCCGCTCTCAGGATCTCCAGGGCGTCCGCCGTGGTGACCGGGCGCGGGTTGGCGTACGCCTGTGCCGTCACCAGGGCGGCGGCCGTCGCCAAGTCGGCTTCGGCGAGGCCGAGTTCCGCCAGGGATCGGGGGGCTCCGAGGCTGCCCGACAGGTCCCGGAGGGCCTGGACGGCGTCGTCGGTGGTGAGCGCTCGGGCGAGGGCCGTCATGGCTTCGGGGGCGGCCGGGGCGTTGTAGGCGAGGGCGTACGGGAGGACGACCGTGTGGGTCTCGGCGTGCGGGAGGCCGAAGGTGCCACCGAGGACGTGGCACAGCTTGTGGTGCAGTCCCATCGTGGTCGCGCCGAGCGCGGTGCCGCAGAGCCAGGCGCCGTAGAGGGCACGGCCGCGCGCCTCCAGGTCCCCGGGGTCGGCCGCCACACCGGGGAGCGCGCCGGCCATGGCCCGGACGCCCTCCTCCGCCGTCAGCGACACCAGCGGCGAGGCGTCCGGCGCGTACAGGGCCTCGGCGGCGTGCGCGACGGCGTTGATGCCGCTGGTCACGGAGAGGGGCACCGGGAGGGTGAGGGTGAGTTCGGGGTCGTAGACGACGCTGCGCGGCAGGACCGCCGGAGCGCGGCCGGTGCGCTTGGCGCCGTGCTCGGTCAGGCCCCAGACCGGGGTCATCTCGGAGCCGGAGTAGGTGGACGGCACGGCGATCAGCGGCAGTTCGGTGCGCAGTGCGATCGCCTTGCCCAGTCCGATGGCCGAGCCGCCACCGACCGCCACGCAGCCGTCCGCGCCCGCGTCCCGGGCCGCGCCGACCGCCTCGTCGGCGACTTCCACCGGCACGTGCTGGCGAGCCCGCGCGAACACTCCGGCGCACGCGTCGCCGAGCGCCCGTGCGACAGCCCGTGCGGTCTCGGCGCCCCTCGGTCCGCAGACCACCAACAGGCTGCGCAGTCCGAGCCGTTCGGCCTCTCCCGGCACCGCCGTCACCGACGCGCCGGGGCGCATCACGACCCGCGCGGGCGGCGCCTCGTACACGAACTCCATCGCCGTCACGACTGCTCCGGGTGGTGCTCGGCCGGTACGTCCCGCGGGTTGAGCACGAGGTCGAAGCGGGCGTGGCGGAACGGGTTCGGGATGCCGAACCGCCGTGCCAGCGACGGGTCGTCGGTCTCCGTGAAGTCCTGGACGAGGCTCTCCTTGACCGCGAAGACCGCGTCCGAGTCGAGGTGGTCGCTGCCGGCCACGAAGATGTGCGTGGTGACCGGCGTGTGCCCCTCGGCCGAGGCGATGAAGTGGATGTGCGCCGGCCGGAAGGGGTGCCGGGCGGTCGCCCGGAGGAGGTCGCCGACGGGGCCGTCCGTGGGGATGGGGTACGGGCTCGGCACACAGGTGCGGAACCAGAAGCGGCCCTCGTCGTCCGTCGTGAACAGTCCGCGGCCGTTGCCCGCCGGTTGTACGTCGGGTTGCTGGACGTCGTAGTAGCCCTCGGCGTTCGCCTGCCAGACATCGAGGTTCGCGCCGGGCAGCGGGGTGCCGTCCCCGGACAGTACGCGTCCGCTGATCACGCACGCTTCGCCGCCGCCGACCAGGTCGATGTCGGCGCCGAGTTCCCGGACCGGGGACTCGGTCATGTGGAAGGGGCCGAGGACCGTCGACTCGGTCGCGCCCCCGCGCTCGTCGCTGTTGATCGTCTCGACGAGCATCGAGACACCGAGGACGTCCGACAGGAGGACGAACTCCTGCCGGGTGCCCGTGCAGGCCTGCCCGGTCGCCGTGAGGAAGGCGATCGCCCGCTCCCACTCCGCCGTCGTGGGCCCGGTCTCGCGGACGAAGGCGTGGAGATGGCGGGTGAGGGCGGTCAGCAGCTCACGCAGGCGCGGATCGGCCGTGCCGTCGAGGCTGGCGACGACCGCCTCGGTGATGCGGGTGGTGAATTCGGTGGTCATGTCCGTGGTCATACCACTGCTCGCGTCCCTGCTCGCGTCCCTGCTCGCGTCCCTGCTCGCGTCCCTGCTCGCGTCCCTGCTCGCGTCCTTGCTCGCGTCCCTGGTCATGTCTGTGGCCCTCTCCGGTCAGCCGTGCCCGAGGATCCGCCGGACCGCCCCGGTCAGCAACCGCTCGGCGTCCTCCTGGGAGGCGGCCGCCGTCGCGTGGCGGAAGGCGACGTACCCGTCCGGCCGTACGAGGAGCGCTCCCCCGTCGGCGACCTCCCGGAGCCGTGCCCAGTCGCCGTACGGGTCCTCGTACTCCTGGCCGGGGCCGATGACGGCGGTGGCGATCTCCAGGTCCTGGGCACCGGCGGCCCGGAGCCAGTGGGCGCCGCCGATGCCGGTGAGCAGAGTGAAACGGCCTCGGCCGACGGTGTCGAGGGTGGAGAGGGTACGGGTGCCCGAGGTGATCCAGGCGTGCGGGAGTTTGGCTCCGGGTCGGGACGTCGGCTGGTGGTACAGCTCGGGGTCGCGATCGAAACCGGGGTCCGGCGTGCCGTCGGGGACGACCGCCGAGGAACTCTCGGCGGAGTACCGCTGATTGAGGTCGACGCCGTGCGCGTTGAACTCGTACACCTTGAACGCGATCGCCTCCCGGAGCTTCGCCCGCTGCTTCTCGGCGGCCTCGGTGTCGTCCTTGCGGGCGGCGATGTTGGCCCACAGCTGTTCGGGGGTCTGCGGAGAGAGCCCGTCGAGCGCCTCGAAGACGGGGGCGGTCTCGCCGATGGACTTGTTGGCACGGGTGACGATCTGCCTGCCGATCGGGGCGCGTTCGGCGGTGTAGGTGTCGAGCAGCCCGGGGGACGCGGTGCCGTCGAGGACGAGTTTGAGCTTCCAGGCCAGGTTGTAGGCGTCCTGGATGGAGGTGTTGGAGCCGAGGCCGTTGGACGGCGGGTGGCGGTGGGTGGCGTCGCCGGCGCAGAAGACCCGCCCGTTGGAGTAGGTCTCGGCGTACATCTCGTTGACGGTCCAGGCGGAGGAGGACTTGACGGTCACCGGGATCTCGTCGTCGCCGACCAGTCTGCGGACGATCGACTCGGCGTACTCCGTGGTCAGGTCGGGGGCGCCCGCGGTGACGTCGTAGCCCCAGACGATCAGCCACTCGTTCCACGGGCGCACGCACCGCACCAGGCCCGCGCCGATGCCGCCGACGGTGGCGCCGGGGGCCAGCACCCAGTAGAGGGTGGACGGGCGGTGCGCGGTGTACTTCGACAGGTCCATGTCGAAGACGATGTTGATGCTGCCGGCCACGCCCATCTGACCGCCCATCGGCAGCCCGGCGTCCTCGGCGACCTGGGAGCGGCCGCCGTCGGCGCCGATGAGGTACTTGGCACGGATGGTGTACTCGTCGCCGCGCAGCCGGTCCTCGACGGTGACCGTGACGCCGTCGTCGTCCTGGACGAAGGACTTGTAGACGGTACCGAAGCGCAGGTGGGTGCCGCGTGCCACGGCCGCGTCGACGAGCACGGGCTCCATCAGGTGCTGCGGCATGTCGCACATCCGGGTGGGGCTGGCCAGTTCGTGCGCGGCCTGGACGAGCGGGTCGTTGCCCCAGGAGCGGATCCGGCCCAGCTCCTCCCCCGCGAGGCTGGTGCAGAAGGTCGTGTCGCCCATCAGCCGCTGCGGGGTGGCCTTCGCGACGACCTCCTCCTCGACACCGAGGTCGCGCAGCACCTCCATGGTGCGCTGGTTGGTGATGTGCGCCCGGGGCGTGTCGGCGAGACTCGCGTAGCGGGTGACCACGATGTTGGGGACGCCGTACGTACTCAGGGCGAGTGCGGCGGAGGCGCCCGCGGGGCCACTGCCCACGATCAGTACGTCGGTCACGACATCGGGCTCGACGGTGTGCACGGCAGACGCTCCAGGGAATGAGGACGGGCACCGATCGTTCAAGATCATGGAGTGCGGCGCGGGGGCGTGGGTGTCTCAATAAGAGACAGTGCGCACGGTTTGCTCTTTGCTCGGGGTGGTTGTTGCCCCTTCAACCTCGCCGGGTACGGTGAACGGTGTCGTGACCACCGCAGAGCATCGCCCCGTCGCCCCCGCCCTGGCGTCGCTGCGCAGGGCCCGTGAGTCGTTCCTGGAAGGACGCCGGCTGCCGGACGGGGTGCCGGAGGAGATCGTCGCCGCCTGGAGGCGTGCCCGGTTCTTCGGCGTACGGCACGACGGCGTACGGCACGACGGCGTGCGATCTGATGACGACCGTCCCGACGGTGGACGCCCTGGTGACGACCGTTCCGACGGTGTACGGCCGGAGGAAGGGCGCCCCGACGGCGTACGACCGGAGGAGTCGGACCTGTTGGCGGCGGCCCGGCCGGTGCTCGAACGGCTGTCCCCCGCCGTGGGCACCGGGGGAACGGCGCTCCTGCTGACCGACGAGCGGCTGCGGGTGCTGTGGGCGACCGGGTGCGCCCCGGGCGACCCGTGCCGCGAGGACCTCTCCGAGCAGGTGGTCGGCCACAACAGCGCGGCGTTGGCGCTGCGTACCCGCCGTCGCGCCGAGGTGCACGGCCCGGAGCACTTCCTCGATCTGTGGCAGGACGTGTCCGCGGTCAGCGTGCCCGTGCTCGGGCCGGAGACCGGGCGGACCGTGGGCACGGTGACGGTCACCTCCGAGTTGTGCGCCGAGTGTGCTCCGCATCCGTGGGCCTCCCTCGCCGAGGCAGCCGCCGGTGCCGTGGAGGCGGAGCTCCTGGCCCGCTCGCGGCCGGCCGAGCGGGTCCTGCTGGACGCGTATCTAAGGGCGGCGCGGGAACGGGGGCAGGCGGTGGTCGCCCTCGACGGCCGTAACCGGCTGGTGAGCGAGGCCGCGGCGCGGCTGTTGTCACCGGAAGGGCTGGAGGCGCTGGAGCGGGGCGTGGTCGCGCTGCTGCGGGACGTGGACGGCCGGGCGGCGGCGGTCTCGGCGGGGGACCCGGCGCAGGGCGAGTCGGTGGCCGGCACGGGTATGGACACGGCTGCGGGCACTGCTGCGGGCACGGGCACTGCTGCGGGCACGGGCACGGGCACGGCTGCGGACGCGTACCGGGTGCGGCTTCCGGACGGCGTCCGGTGTTCCGCGACGGTCGCCCCGGTCTCGCACCGGGGGGCGGTCATCGGAGCGGTGGCCGTGCTGGAGTCGCTCCGCGCCGACGCCGTCGCACCGGTCGGGCGGGGTGTCGTGGCGCTGGCAGGGCGCTCGGTGCCATGGCTGCATGCGGTCGGTCGCGCCACGGAGCTGGCCCGGTCACCGGAGCCGCTGCTGCTGGTGGGCGAACGCGGTACCGGCAAGACCGCGCTCGCCCACGAACTCGCTCCCGAGCTGCTGGTCGTCGACGCTGCGGAGGGCGAACTCGGTTCCGCGGTAGAGGCGTTGAAGGAGGGGCACGCGCTCCTCATCCGCCATGCGGAGCGTCTCGCACAGCCCGACACCGCGACGCTCAACGCACTGCTCGAAACGGCTCCGGGCACCCCCCTGCTGGCCACGTACACCCCCGGAGCGCCTCCGGGTCCCTGCCTCCAGCGGCTCCTGGACACCCTGGCCGCCCGCTCGGTCAGCCTGCCCGCGCTGCGTGAACGCCCGGAGGACATCAGGGAGTTGCTGGCTGCCCTGGCTCCGAAGCCGGCTCCCGGGCAGCCCCCGCTCACCTGGACACTGGACGCCCTGCGCGCCCTGGAACGGCATCCGTGGCCCGGCAACGTCACCGAACTCGTCCATGTCGTCCGGGCGTTGGCCGAGCAGCGGCGAGTGTCGGGGCCCGTCCGCCGCGCCGAACTGCCGGACCACGTCCGCGAGGGTCCGGCGGCCCGGCGGCTCAGCCCCATGGAGCACGCCGAACGCTCCGCCATCCTGGAGGCCCTGCGCCGCAACGGCGGCAACAAGGCCCGCACGGCGGCGTCCCTGGGCATCGCCCGCGCCACGCTGTACCGGAAACTGCGGGGTTATCGGAGCTGAGCGCGCGCACCGGCACCAGAACGCCGACAGCCGACGCATCGGGCCGACGGGTCACCGGCCGACGGGTACGCCGACAGCCGGGACACCGGCCGACGGGTACGCCGGCAGCCGGGACACCGGCCGCGCGGTCCCGTCGTGTGGCGATCAACGGGCCGCCGCACGACCATGGGAATGCTGGTTACCCGTTCAGCCCGCTCGGCAGGAGGTGCTTGGTCGATGTGCCGGTGGCTCGCCTACTCGGGAACGCCCATCCTGCTCGACACCATTCTCTACGGGCCGACGCACTCCCTCATCGACCAGAGTCTGCACTCACGGCTGGGCGTGGAGACCACCAACGGTGACGGGTTCGGCATCGGCTGGTACACGCCGGGTCTGGAGACCCCCGCGGTCTTCCGCGACGTCGGTCCGGCCTGGAGCAACCGCAACCTGCGGGAGATCGCCGACCATGTCAGCTCCCCGCTGTTCTTCGCCCACATCCGGGCCTCGACGGGTACGGCGGTGCAGCAGACCAACAGCCACCCGTTCCGGCACGGCCGCTGGATGTGGATGCACAACGGGGCGATCGCCGACTTCCATCTGTTGCGACGGGACCTCTCCCTGGCCGTCGACCCGGAGCTCTTCGGCGGCATCGAGGGGTCCACGGACTCCGAGCTGATGTTCCGCCTGGCGCTGACCTACGGTCTGGAGGACGACCCTCCGGGTGCCGTCGCGCGGATGGCGGGCCTGGTGGAGCAGATCGGTCACGAGCACGGGGTGGAGTACCCGCTGCAGATGACGGTGGCCGTCACGGACGGCCAGTCGCTGTGGGCCTTCCGCTACTCCAGTCAGAAGACGTCACGCTCGCTGTTCTACAGCACCCGCGTGGAGACGCTGCGCTCGCTCCACCCCGACGTGGCCTTCCTGCGGGAGGTCTCCGACGACACCCGCCTCATCGTCTCCGAGCCCCTGGGCGACCTACCCGGCGCCTGGAACGAGGTGCCCGAGAGCAGCTACGGCATGGTCCGGCCCGGCGCGGACCTGCTGCGCCCCTTCGCCCCGCAGCCCGTGGCGGGCAGAACCCGGGTGTGACCGGACCGGGTCCCCGCCCTCAGCCGAACCGCAGGACTCTCGGCGCGAACGTGCCCTCGGGTCCGTCGGCACGGCCGACCGACCACACCGACTCCGTGCCCGGCACCGGCGCCAGGCGCAGCAGCGAGGAGTCGCCCTCCCCCGCCACCGTCGGCTCGTCGTACCCGGTGAACGCCTGGCCGTCCCAGGCGAGGAGGTCCGGCCCGGAGACGAACGGCGGGTAGCTGCCCGGCGGGCCCCACTTCTGGGACCGGGACACCGCGACCCAGCCCAGCGCACCGGTCGTGGTGGGCGTCAGTGACGTGATCCCGCCGAAGTCGGTGGGCACGGTCGCCCGGTTCCACGTCTGACCGTCGAAGCGGACCAGCAACGGCGGAATCGGCCGTCCCACCGGGCCGCCCACGAACCCGGCCGTGCCGCCCGCCCACACCTCCGTCGGCGAGACCGCCAGCACGCTGCCGACGGCCGAGCGCGGGAACCCGTCCACGATCGTCTGCTGCCACGTCTGCCCGTCCCAGTGCGACACGGCCGCGCCGGAGACGGTGGCTCCCGCGGCCCAGACGTCGTCGGCCGCCAGGATGTGCAGGCCGTGCACCGCTCCCGGCGGCACCGGCAGGTCGCGCCAGCCTCGCCCGTCCCAGCGCAGCAGTACCTGGGCGCCGTCCCGGGAACCGATCAGCCAGGTCTCACCGCCACCGGCGACGGCCTTGGTCAGGACGACACCGCTCGGTGGGCGGCTCTCGCGCCAGACGGTGCCGTCGTGACGGAGCAGACGGGCGCCTCCCGCCGAGTCCCGCCCGACCGCCCAGACCGCGGTCGGTGAGGTCGCGGCGATCGACAGCAGCTCTCCCTGCCAGCCGATCCCGGGCAGCGTGTGACGCTGCCACGCGGTTCCGTCCCAGCGCAGGACCAGGGGGAAGCCCGGCGCCTCGCGCCCCACGGCGTCGGCGCCCACCGCCCACGCCCGGTCCGGCCCGAACGCCACGGCCTCGTTCAACCCGGCCTGCGGGCGTACCTCGGGCGGCACCGGAACATGTCGCCAGGACAGGGGGTCCGCCGCGGCGGCGGTCATGGGGTCCGCCGCGGCGGCGGTCATGAGGGCCAAGAGGGTCATGGTGGCGGCGAGCACGGTGACGAGAAGTCTGCGTGCCATGGTCAGCCTCCCAGCCGCTCGCTCATCAGGTTCGGTTTGGAGCCGTAGATCTCGACGGTGCCGAAGGCCAGCAGCGCGGGCCCGGCCTTCGCCAGGGCCCGCGGTTTGACGTCGATCGCGTTCGTGCGCACGGGGCCGTAGGAGTAGGTGGTTCGCCGGCCTTCCACCCGCGCGTACTTGGACTGGAACGCGCGGTCGCTGCGCACCGGCAGCCACAGGGCGCCGTCCGGGCCGCGGACCATGCCTGCCGTGTAGGTGTCGCCCAGCGGTGGGTGGGTGGTGCGCCAGGTGTGCCCGTCGAAGGTCATCAGGTAGGTGTCGACCACACCGTCGGTGTACCGGCTGCCTCCGATCGTGACCCGCCCGGATGGTTCGGGCAGGATCGTGTGCACGTTGCTGTTCGGCGGCAGCGGCACGTTCGCGTCCCGCCACGCCGTGCCGTCCCAGCGCAGGACGGTGGTCCCGGTGCTGGTGTCCGCCCAGGCCCAGGCGTCGTCGGCGGTACGCGCGGTGATCCCCATCAGGTACAGCACGTCGTCCGGGGTGGGTTGTGCGGTCCAGCCGGAACCGTCGTGTCGCAGCACCTTCAGTCCGGTGTCGTCCTCGCCGACCACCCATGCCGCGCCCGGTACGGCGGTGAAGTCCTGGTAGACGCGCAGGGCCTGCGGCAGCGGCACGGCACTCCACGCGCCCGCCGACCGGCGCAGGATCTCCCCCGCCCCGTCGCGTTCGTGGAAGATCCACACCTCGTCGTCGACGAACTGCACCCGGCCGAGCCGGCCCGGGGCGTCGGCGCCGGGGAAGGTGGTGTCACGGCTCCATGTCGTGCCGTCCCACCGGTACAACGTGGGCCGCTGCCCGTCGGCGGCGTGCTCGGAGCCGGTCGCCCATGCGTCGCCCGGCCCCCGGGCGGCGAGATCGGCCACGGTCACCGGCGGGGCCGCCGCCGGCACCGCCAGCGCCGACCAGCTCGGCTTCGGGGCCGCACTGGCGGTGGCGTCACCGGTCGCGGCCGACGTCACGGCCACGGCGGGTGACGCCACGGCGCCCGGTGACGTCACCGCGGTACACGTGATCGCAAGACAGACGATGACCGCACGGAGACCGTTCACGAGACCCCCCAGGACGCGACGGTCGCACAAACTACTGAGGTTCGCCCCTCCGTGCACAGACCGCATCCGGCCGAACACAGGCCCCTTCGGCGGCCCGCCGTCCCGTCAGGCGGACGCTGTCACCGCTTTGCGGGCGAGCAGATGGACCTCCTGGAACTGCCGTCGGTCGGTGGGCTCCGGCTCACGCACCAGCCGGGCGACCTCGGCCAGCCCGGACTCGCGCAGCAGCGCGGCGAGGTGATCGGGCGACCACCGGTAGGCCGGCGCGACGGCGTGGTCGAAGACCTGCGTCGGGTGGGCCGGGCCGTCGGTCGCCGAGAAGCCGATCAGCAGGTGGCCGCCGGGTGTCAACACCCGATGGAACTCGGCCAGCAGGACAGGGAGTTCCCGAGGTGGAGTGTGGATGACGGACCAGCGTGCGAGGACACCGTCCAGCTCGCCGTCCTGGATGTCCAACGCGGCCATCGAGCCCACGTCGAACCGCAGCCCCGGATGGGCCCGCCGAGCCGACTCGATCATCGCGGGGGAGGCATCGACGCCGAAGGCCGCAAGCCCCGACTCGACCAGATGAGCGGTGACATGGCCGGGCCCGCACCCCAGATCCGCGACCCGACCACGCCCGGTCGCGCGGACCACCTCGGCAAAGGCGCTCAACATGGCGCGATCCAGGGGACGTTCACCCAGCGAGTCGCGGAACAGCTCCGCGTAGGTGACGGCAGCGGCGTCGTAGGCCTCGCGGGTGGCACGGAGAGCATCGTGTTCGACCATGCGCGTGACAGTAGCTCGTGACCGTGGAGCGGAACGCAAAGGACGATCGGAGCTGTTCGGCGCTCCACCACACACGGACGACGGCACACATGGAGGTCCGCGACGAAGAACGGCAGCGGCTGCCTGTCCGCGACAGGGCTGCGCAGCCACGCAATGAGGGCGTGGCCAGGCCGATGAATCGGTCCACCTTCGGGCCGAGCGCGCTGATCACGGCGTCGGCGCCACTGACGGCCTGCTCGACGGCATCGCGGTCGGCCAACTGCCCGGTGACGACCGTGAGATGGGAGTGGACGAGGGCGAGCTTGGCCGGGGTGCGGACCAGGGCGGTGACCTGGTGGCCGTCGCCCAGGAGCCGCTGGACGACCAGGCGGCCGATGGCGCCGGACGCGCCGAAGACGGTGACACGCATCAGGGGGTTCCTCGCGATGGCGGACAGAAGGGGGGAGCAGGACGGAGAGAGTCAGAAGCCGTACGGGCCGAAGCGGCCCCAGGCCACCAGGGCGGTCAGGATCAGCAGGACGGCGTTGAAGGCGATCGCGCCGGGTTCCCTGCGGCGGGCGTGGGTGATCGCGGCCAGCGCCATCACCACGGCCAAGCCGGTAGCTGCCAGTGGGGTCAGTACGGGGCTATGCCGGTGGCCGCGGGCAGGACCAGCCCGAGGGCTGCGGCGAACTCCACGACGCCGATGAAGCGGACGGTGCCCTGGGAGAAGTCGGCGGTCCAGGGCAGCCGGCCGACCAGCTTGGCCTTGGGCTGCGTGGACTTCATGACACCGGCCATGACGAACATGGCGGCCAGCACAGCCTGCACGATCCACAAGAAGACGTTCGCGAGAAGGATTCCTTGACGGAGGGGACGGAGTGAGGAGGGAGCGGGTACTCCTCCCGGGAGTGCGGGGTGAACCGGCCGGTCAGGCGTTGAAGACGGCCTCGGAGCGGTGTCGGTTTTCGTGCGGGGCCCCGTACAGGGGGACGATCTGCTCGGGTGTGGCCGTGGGGTAGCACAGCACGCATGACAGCACCTCTCGATAAGTGGTACGACCTTCCCGATTTCACTCTCGCCCACCGTGCAACAGAAGTGGTCCGCCCGTCCCACTTGGGTAGAATGGAGGCATGACCTCCCCGCCTTCCGACCAGACGCCATGCCAACAGCCCGGCACGGGACTGCGCGCCGACGCGGAGCGCAACCGCGACCGCATCCTGGACGCGGCCCGCCGCCTCTACGCCACCGAAGGGCTCGGCGTGTCCATGGCCTCCGTCGCCCGCGAGGCCGGCGTCGGCAAAGCCACCCTCGGCCGACGCTTCGCCACCCGGGAGGAACTCGTCAACGCGGTCTTCGCCGACCGCATGGACGCGTACGTCGACGCCGTCACCGAGGCGCTCGCCGACCCCGACCCCTGGCACGGCTTCATCGGCTACCTCCACGGCGTCTGCGCCATGCAGGCCGCAGACCGCGGCTTCGCCGACGTCCTGACCATGACCTTCCCCGCCGCCAAGGCCTTGGAAGCCCGCCGCGCCGAGGCGTACGACCGGCTGCTCGAACTCATCACCCGCGCCAAGAACACCGGGCACCTGCGTGATGACTTCACCCACCAGGACGTCGTCATCCTGCTCATCGCCAACGCCGGAGTCGTCACCGCCACCGGCGACGCCGCCCCCGACACCTGGCGCCGCCTCGTCGCCCACATGATCCGCTCCTACGCCGCGCCCGGCGCACCGATCCCTCCACTGCCCGAAGCCCCGAAGCCCACCGCCCTCTACCGCGCCATGGTCCGCCTCTCACAAACCGGCCCGGGCACCGCCTAGGACGGCGGCCTCGGCCCGTAGCACGCCTTCACTCCGCGGCGTACGTCTGCCGACAACGGACGGCCGCCCTGCTCCGTCACACGCG
The DNA window shown above is from Streptomyces akebiae and carries:
- a CDS encoding intradiol ring-cleavage dioxygenase, with the translated sequence MTTEFTTRITEAVVASLDGTADPRLRELLTALTRHLHAFVRETGPTTAEWERAIAFLTATGQACTGTRQEFVLLSDVLGVSMLVETINSDERGGATESTVLGPFHMTESPVRELGADIDLVGGGEACVISGRVLSGDGTPLPGANLDVWQANAEGYYDVQQPDVQPAGNGRGLFTTDDEGRFWFRTCVPSPYPIPTDGPVGDLLRATARHPFRPAHIHFIASAEGHTPVTTHIFVAGSDHLDSDAVFAVKESLVQDFTETDDPSLARRFGIPNPFRHARFDLVLNPRDVPAEHHPEQS
- a CDS encoding beta propeller repeat protein; translation: MARRLLVTVLAATMTLLALMTAAAADPMTAAAADPLSWRHVPVPPEVRPQAGLNEAVAFGPDRAWAVGADAVGREAPGFPLVLRWDGTAWQRHTLPGIGWQGELLSIAATSPTAVWAVGRDSAGGARLLRHDGTVWRESRPPSGVVLTKAVAGGGETWLIGSRDGAQVLLRWDGRGWRDLPVPPGAVHGLHILAADDVWAAGATVSGAAVSHWDGQTWQQTIVDGFPRSAVGSVLAVSPTEVWAGGTAGFVGGPVGRPIPPLLVRFDGQTWNRATVPTDFGGITSLTPTTTGALGWVAVSRSQKWGPPGSYPPFVSGPDLLAWDGQAFTGYDEPTVAGEGDSSLLRLAPVPGTESVWSVGRADGPEGTFAPRVLRFG
- a CDS encoding DoxX family protein, whose protein sequence is MVMALAAITHARRREPGAIAFNAVLLILTALVAWGRFGPYGF
- a CDS encoding TetR/AcrR family transcriptional regulator, with the protein product MTSPPSDQTPCQQPGTGLRADAERNRDRILDAARRLYATEGLGVSMASVAREAGVGKATLGRRFATREELVNAVFADRMDAYVDAVTEALADPDPWHGFIGYLHGVCAMQAADRGFADVLTMTFPAAKALEARRAEAYDRLLELITRAKNTGHLRDDFTHQDVVILLIANAGVVTATGDAAPDTWRRLVAHMIRSYAAPGAPIPPLPEAPKPTALYRAMVRLSQTGPGTA
- a CDS encoding class II glutamine amidotransferase, whose amino-acid sequence is MCRWLAYSGTPILLDTILYGPTHSLIDQSLHSRLGVETTNGDGFGIGWYTPGLETPAVFRDVGPAWSNRNLREIADHVSSPLFFAHIRASTGTAVQQTNSHPFRHGRWMWMHNGAIADFHLLRRDLSLAVDPELFGGIEGSTDSELMFRLALTYGLEDDPPGAVARMAGLVEQIGHEHGVEYPLQMTVAVTDGQSLWAFRYSSQKTSRSLFYSTRVETLRSLHPDVAFLREVSDDTRLIVSEPLGDLPGAWNEVPESSYGMVRPGADLLRPFAPQPVAGRTRV
- a CDS encoding FAD-dependent oxidoreductase, with the protein product MHTVEPDVVTDVLIVGSGPAGASAALALSTYGVPNIVVTRYASLADTPRAHITNQRTMEVLRDLGVEEEVVAKATPQRLMGDTTFCTSLAGEELGRIRSWGNDPLVQAAHELASPTRMCDMPQHLMEPVLVDAAVARGTHLRFGTVYKSFVQDDDGVTVTVEDRLRGDEYTIRAKYLIGADGGRSQVAEDAGLPMGGQMGVAGSINIVFDMDLSKYTAHRPSTLYWVLAPGATVGGIGAGLVRCVRPWNEWLIVWGYDVTAGAPDLTTEYAESIVRRLVGDDEIPVTVKSSSAWTVNEMYAETYSNGRVFCAGDATHRHPPSNGLGSNTSIQDAYNLAWKLKLVLDGTASPGLLDTYTAERAPIGRQIVTRANKSIGETAPVFEALDGLSPQTPEQLWANIAARKDDTEAAEKQRAKLREAIAFKVYEFNAHGVDLNQRYSAESSSAVVPDGTPDPGFDRDPELYHQPTSRPGAKLPHAWITSGTRTLSTLDTVGRGRFTLLTGIGGAHWLRAAGAQDLEIATAVIGPGQEYEDPYGDWARLREVADGGALLVRPDGYVAFRHATAAASQEDAERLLTGAVRRILGHG
- a CDS encoding helix-turn-helix domain-containing protein; translation: MTTAEHRPVAPALASLRRARESFLEGRRLPDGVPEEIVAAWRRARFFGVRHDGVRHDGVRSDDDRPDGGRPGDDRSDGVRPEEGRPDGVRPEESDLLAAARPVLERLSPAVGTGGTALLLTDERLRVLWATGCAPGDPCREDLSEQVVGHNSAALALRTRRRAEVHGPEHFLDLWQDVSAVSVPVLGPETGRTVGTVTVTSELCAECAPHPWASLAEAAAGAVEAELLARSRPAERVLLDAYLRAARERGQAVVALDGRNRLVSEAAARLLSPEGLEALERGVVALLRDVDGRAAAVSAGDPAQGESVAGTGMDTAAGTAAGTGTAAGTGTGTAADAYRVRLPDGVRCSATVAPVSHRGAVIGAVAVLESLRADAVAPVGRGVVALAGRSVPWLHAVGRATELARSPEPLLLVGERGTGKTALAHELAPELLVVDAAEGELGSAVEALKEGHALLIRHAERLAQPDTATLNALLETAPGTPLLATYTPGAPPGPCLQRLLDTLAARSVSLPALRERPEDIRELLAALAPKPAPGQPPLTWTLDALRALERHPWPGNVTELVHVVRALAEQRRVSGPVRRAELPDHVREGPAARRLSPMEHAERSAILEALRRNGGNKARTAASLGIARATLYRKLRGYRS
- a CDS encoding NAD(P)-dependent oxidoreductase, with amino-acid sequence MRVTVFGASGAIGRLVVQRLLGDGHQVTALVRTPAKLALVHSHLTVVTGQLADRDAVEQAVSGADAVISALGPKVDRFIGLATPSLRGCAALSRTGSRCRSSSRTSMCAVVRVWWSAEQLRSSFAFRSTVTSYCHAHGRTRCSPCHPRGLRRRCRHLRGAVPRLAG
- a CDS encoding DoxX family protein, which codes for MQAVLAAMFVMAGVMKSTQPKAKLVGRLPWTADFSQGTVRFIGVVEFAAALGLVLPAATGIAPY
- a CDS encoding maleylacetate reductase — its product is MEFVYEAPPARVVMRPGASVTAVPGEAERLGLRSLLVVCGPRGAETARAVARALGDACAGVFARARQHVPVEVADEAVGAARDAGADGCVAVGGGSAIGLGKAIALRTELPLIAVPSTYSGSEMTPVWGLTEHGAKRTGRAPAVLPRSVVYDPELTLTLPVPLSVTSGINAVAHAAEALYAPDASPLVSLTAEEGVRAMAGALPGVAADPGDLEARGRALYGAWLCGTALGATTMGLHHKLCHVLGGTFGLPHAETHTVVLPYALAYNAPAAPEAMTALARALTTDDAVQALRDLSGSLGAPRSLAELGLAEADLATAAALVTAQAYANPRPVTTADALEILRAAYGGDRPPAWS
- a CDS encoding class I SAM-dependent methyltransferase yields the protein MVEHDALRATREAYDAAAVTYAELFRDSLGERPLDRAMLSAFAEVVRATGRGRVADLGCGPGHVTAHLVESGLAAFGVDASPAMIESARRAHPGLRFDVGSMAALDIQDGELDGVLARWSVIHTPPRELPVLLAEFHRVLTPGGHLLIGFSATDGPAHPTQVFDHAVAPAYRWSPDHLAALLRESGLAEVARLVREPEPTDRRQFQEVHLLARKAVTASA